Proteins encoded together in one Astatotilapia calliptera chromosome 7, fAstCal1.2, whole genome shotgun sequence window:
- the ppp6r2b gene encoding serine/threonine-protein phosphatase 6 regulatory subunit 2 isoform X4 codes for MFWKFDLHTSSHLEALLDKEDVTLAELMDEEDVLQECKAQNRRLLVLLCQDQSMQELVRLITTEPPTGVEETKRFKYPNIACELLTSDVGVINDKLGNEEPLLESLYAFLEQPSPLNPLLASFFSKTIGNLITRKTEQVISFLQKKDGFLSLVLKHIDTSAMMDVLLRLISCVEPPPLRLETLTWLNEQKLAQRLIELIHPERDEERQSNASQTLCDIIRLSRDQASQLQEISQPDPLLTVLESQECVEQLLQNMFSGERTESCIVNGIQVLLTLLEIRRPVVDGVMDAQGFERSYTVNSSILLAIQPHLIHFHQLLLEPPKREPMLTTLGVLEEPLGNTRLHVARLVASLLYTSSASHAVVAQELCRLNTLNLLLDLFFKYTWNNFLHLQVELCVAAIVRPCAHEMRLQPGLVTQEKVKPHPDAAPEQELNETPTSELSDRSENSAHNLMVTHLFQHCQLVQRILEAWEGNDKIQSDRGMRRGYMGHLTRIANTVVHNLEKGPVHTQISSLIAELPEDYRGRWETFVDQTLSETNRKNTIDLVGTGNPRPSSEDDMESPFPKELTIQQAFSDYQIQQMTANFVDQFGFNDEEFTDHDDSIGATFDRIAEININIDAGHDSANTAVFEACSKERIQPFDDEEEDIWEEKEINYATQAKSRNRFGGSQSSQSQATSKTCDMTETCESSSRAADSDSDEGEDPKYDLDPFASPDQTEATTSTGWVADFGEVNSKAPAAGAGFSAWDAPVSQPAATEAEEKGWAKFTDFQPFCCSETGPRCSSPVDSELSGSDIPKPNQNPCVWSVCVARKAPLVASDSSSSSSSDSDEEERKTESTSSETVTTETITTGAGKETIRLTVDAKNERAVFSRVFRPAVRRDVPVEGLANDKESGKGEKGKQHENSSSPVTADSANQAAAVTQGINNNNQEARPYLQQQYVCQRITHADMYALIALPPGVDKAEWLASNTVAFFKHINLFSSALSEFCTPSTCPTACGPGNAVYVWTDDHGRKLKCSAPLYFDYAMSYIQDLLTDEDVFPTKAGAKFPTGFVFMVQKVFLLLFRTMAHIYWSHYTQAQQVGLHPHLNTLFMHLTLFCRHHELLDPEDTEPLQDLITALGRQG; via the exons ATGTTTTGGAAGTTTGATTTACACACATCTTCTCATCTGGAGGCTTTACTGGACAAGGAGGATGTCACTCTCGCTGAGCTCATGGATGAGGAGGATGTGCTGCAGGAGTGCAAGGCCCAAAACAGGAG GCTTCTTGTGCTCTTGTGCCAAGACCAGAGCATGCAGGAGCTGGTTCGACTGATTACTACAGAGCCTCCTACTGGTGTAGAGGAGACAAAGCGCTTCAA GTATCCAAATATAGCATGTGAGCTGCTGACAAGTGATGTGGGAGTGATCAATGATAAGCTGGGTAATGAGGAGCCACTCCTGGAAAGCCTGTATGCCTTCCTGGAGCAGCCATCCCCACTTAACCCCCTCCTGGCATCCTTCTTTAGCAAAACTATTGGGAACCTCATCACACGGAAGACTGAGCAG GTGATTAGTTTCCTGCAGAAGAAGGATGGATTTCTTTCCTTGGTCCTGAAGCATATTGACACGTCAGCCATGATGGATGTGCTCCTACGCCTTATCAGCTGTGTGGAGCCACCGCCTCTACGACTGGAGACACTTACT TGGCTGAATGAACAAAAACTGGCCCAGAGACTCATAGAGCTCATTCACCCTGAGAGGGATGAAGAG AGGCAGTCAAATGCATCGCAGACTTTGTGTGATATCATTCGTCTGAGCAGAGACCAGGCCAGCCAGCTCCAAGAGATTTCACAGCCTGACCCACTGCTGACTGTGCTTGAATC GCAGGAGTGCGTGGAGCAGTTATTGCAGAATATGTTCTCAGGAGAGAGAACTGAGAGCTGTATCGTCAACGGGATTCAGGTTCTTCTGACCTTACTGGAGATCAGGAGGCCTGT GGTGGATGGTGTAATGGATGCTCAGGGATTTGAGAGAAGCTACACTGTTAACAGCAGTATTTTGTTGGCCATCCAGCCACACTTGATACACTTCCACCAGCTACTTCTGGAGCCACCCAAG CGAGAGCCTATGCTGACGACTTTGGGTGTGCTGGAGGAACCGCTGGGGAACACGCGTCTGCACGTAGCCAGACTAGTGGCTTCTCTGCTTTATACCAGCTCTGCTAGCCACGCAGTCGTAGCACAGGAACTCTGCAGACTCAATACACTGAACCTCCTTCTG GACCTGTTCTTCAAGTACACCTGGAACAACTTTCTGCATCTCCAAGTGGAGCTTTGTGTTGCTGCTATCGTCCGGCCCTGTGCCCACGAAATGAGACTTCAGCCTGGCTTGGTTACCCAGGAAAAAGTCAAGCCTCATCCAGATGCAGCACCAGAACAGGAGTTGAACGAGACCCCGACTTCTGAACTATCAGACAGATCTGAAAACTCTGCTCATAACCTAATGGTGACTCAT TTGTTTCAGCACTGCCAACTCGTCCAAAGGATTCTAGAGGCTTGggaaggaaatgataaaattca GTCAGATCGTGGTATGCGACGAGGCTACATGGGGCATCTGACCAGGATCGCCAACACAGTGGTGCACAATCTGGAGAAAGGCCCGGTTCACACCCAGATCAGTAGCCTCATTgcag aGCTGCCAGAGGACTACAGAGGGCGCTGGGAAACCTTTGTAGATCAAACGCTGTCTGAGACCAACAGAAAGAACACCATAGACCTG GTTGGCACTGGCAACCCTCGTCCTTCCTCAGAGGATGATATGGAGAGCCCCTTCCCCAAAGAACTGACAATACAGCAG GCCTTTTCAGACTACCAGATCCAGCAGATGACAGCTAACTTTGTGGATCAGTTTGGCTTTAATGATGAGGAGTTCACTGATCATGATGACAGCATTGG GGCAACTTTTGATCGGATTGCAGAGATTAATATCAATATTGATGCTGGCCATGACAGT gCTAACACAGCTGTATTTGAGGCTTGTTCCAAAGAGAGGATTCAGCCCtttgatgatgaggaggaggacatCTGGGAGGAGAAGGAGATTAACTATGCAACACAAGCCAAGTCCCGGAACAG GTTTGGTGGGTCACAGTCCTCCCAAAGCCAAGCAACCAGTAAGACCTGTGACATGACAGAAACTTGTGAGAGCTCCAGCAGAGCAGCAGACTCAGACTCTGACGAGGGAGAAGACCCTAAATATGATCTGGACCCTTTTGCAAGTCCGGACCAGACCGAGGCAACAACGA gcaCTGGATGGGTAGCAGACTTTGGAGAAGTGAATTCAAAGGCTCCTGCAGCAGGAGCGGGCTTCTCAGCCTGGGACGCTCCAGTGTCTCAGCCAGCTGCAACAGAGGCCGAGGAGAAGGGATGGGCCAAGTTCACAGACTTTCAGCCTTTTTGCTG CTCTGAAACAGGCCCGAGATGCAGCTCACCTGTGGActcagagctcagtggatcAGACATccccaaaccaaaccaaaacc CGTGTGTGTGGAGTGTTTGCGTGGCAAGGAAAGCACCACTAGTGGCATCAgacagctcctcctccagcaGCTCCGACAGCgatgaggaagaaagaaagacagaatcCACATCCAGTGAGACGGTCACCACAGAGACCATCACCACAGGTGCTGGCAAGGAGACCATCCGGCTCACCGTTGACGCCAAAAATGAGAGGGCAGTCTTCAGCAG AGTATTCAGACCTGCAGTCAGACG cgaCGTGCCAGTGGAAGGGCTCGCTAACGATAAAGAAAGTGGCAAAGGTGAAAAAGGAAAGCAACATGAGAACAGTTCCAGCCCAGTTACTGCTGATTCGGCTAACCAGGCAGCTGCTGTTACACA GGGGATTAATAACAATAACCAGGAAGCGCGTCCATATCTGCAGCAGCAGTATGTGTGTCAGCGGATCACACATGCAGACATGTATGCCCTCATAGCTCTGCCGCCTGGCGTCGACAAGGCAGAGTGGCTTGCCAGCAACA cTGTGGCATTTTTCAAGCATATAAACCTGTTCTCCAGTGCCCTATCAGAGTTCTGCACTCCCAGCACATGCCCAACTGCCTGTGGACCAGGCAACGC GGTTTATGTTTGGACTGATGACCATGGCAGGAAGCTTAAGTGCTCTGCTCCACTTTACTTTGACTACGCCATGTCATACATTCAGGACCTACTGACTGATGAAGACGTGTTCCCTACAAAAGCAG GTGCAAAATTTCCGACAGGCTTCGTGTTTATGGTCCAGAAggtgtttctgttgttgttcaGGACAATGGCTCACATTTATTGGTCTCACTACACACAGGCCCAGCAGGTGGGTCTGCACCCGCACCTCAACACGCTTTTCATGCACCTGACGCTCTTCTGCCGGCACCATGAGCTGCTGGATCCAGAAGACACTGAGCCACTGCAGGACCTCATCACAGCTTTGGGACGACAAGGGTGA
- the ppp6r2b gene encoding serine/threonine-protein phosphatase 6 regulatory subunit 2 isoform X1: MFWKFDLHTSSHLEALLDKEDVTLAELMDEEDVLQECKAQNRRLLVLLCQDQSMQELVRLITTEPPTGVEETKRFKYPNIACELLTSDVGVINDKLGNEEPLLESLYAFLEQPSPLNPLLASFFSKTIGNLITRKTEQVISFLQKKDGFLSLVLKHIDTSAMMDVLLRLISCVEPPPLRLETLTWLNEQKLAQRLIELIHPERDEERQSNASQTLCDIIRLSRDQASQLQEISQPDPLLTVLESQECVEQLLQNMFSGERTESCIVNGIQVLLTLLEIRRPVVDGVMDAQGFERSYTVNSSILLAIQPHLIHFHQLLLEPPKREPMLTTLGVLEEPLGNTRLHVARLVASLLYTSSASHAVVAQELCRLNTLNLLLDLFFKYTWNNFLHLQVELCVAAIVRPCAHEMRLQPGLVTQEKVKPHPDAAPEQELNETPTSELSDRSENSAHNLMVTHLFQHCQLVQRILEAWEGNDKIQSDRGMRRGYMGHLTRIANTVVHNLEKGPVHTQISSLIAELPEDYRGRWETFVDQTLSETNRKNTIDLVGTGNPRPSSEDDMESPFPKELTIQQAFSDYQIQQMTANFVDQFGFNDEEFTDHDDSIGATFDRIAEININIDAGHDSANTAVFEACSKERIQPFDDEEEDIWEEKEINYATQAKSRNRFGGSQSSQSQATSKTCDMTETCESSSRAADSDSDEGEDPKYDLDPFASPDQTEATTSTGWVADFGEVNSKAPAAGAGFSAWDAPVSQPAATEAEEKGWAKFTDFQPFCCSSETGPRCSSPVDSELSGSDIPKPNQNPCVWSVCVARKAPLVASDSSSSSSSDSDEEERKTESTSSETVTTETITTGAGKETIRLTVDAKNERAVFSRVFRPAVRRDVPVEGLANDKESGKGEKGKQHENSSSPVTADSANQAAAVTQEMQSPANGPA; the protein is encoded by the exons ATGTTTTGGAAGTTTGATTTACACACATCTTCTCATCTGGAGGCTTTACTGGACAAGGAGGATGTCACTCTCGCTGAGCTCATGGATGAGGAGGATGTGCTGCAGGAGTGCAAGGCCCAAAACAGGAG GCTTCTTGTGCTCTTGTGCCAAGACCAGAGCATGCAGGAGCTGGTTCGACTGATTACTACAGAGCCTCCTACTGGTGTAGAGGAGACAAAGCGCTTCAA GTATCCAAATATAGCATGTGAGCTGCTGACAAGTGATGTGGGAGTGATCAATGATAAGCTGGGTAATGAGGAGCCACTCCTGGAAAGCCTGTATGCCTTCCTGGAGCAGCCATCCCCACTTAACCCCCTCCTGGCATCCTTCTTTAGCAAAACTATTGGGAACCTCATCACACGGAAGACTGAGCAG GTGATTAGTTTCCTGCAGAAGAAGGATGGATTTCTTTCCTTGGTCCTGAAGCATATTGACACGTCAGCCATGATGGATGTGCTCCTACGCCTTATCAGCTGTGTGGAGCCACCGCCTCTACGACTGGAGACACTTACT TGGCTGAATGAACAAAAACTGGCCCAGAGACTCATAGAGCTCATTCACCCTGAGAGGGATGAAGAG AGGCAGTCAAATGCATCGCAGACTTTGTGTGATATCATTCGTCTGAGCAGAGACCAGGCCAGCCAGCTCCAAGAGATTTCACAGCCTGACCCACTGCTGACTGTGCTTGAATC GCAGGAGTGCGTGGAGCAGTTATTGCAGAATATGTTCTCAGGAGAGAGAACTGAGAGCTGTATCGTCAACGGGATTCAGGTTCTTCTGACCTTACTGGAGATCAGGAGGCCTGT GGTGGATGGTGTAATGGATGCTCAGGGATTTGAGAGAAGCTACACTGTTAACAGCAGTATTTTGTTGGCCATCCAGCCACACTTGATACACTTCCACCAGCTACTTCTGGAGCCACCCAAG CGAGAGCCTATGCTGACGACTTTGGGTGTGCTGGAGGAACCGCTGGGGAACACGCGTCTGCACGTAGCCAGACTAGTGGCTTCTCTGCTTTATACCAGCTCTGCTAGCCACGCAGTCGTAGCACAGGAACTCTGCAGACTCAATACACTGAACCTCCTTCTG GACCTGTTCTTCAAGTACACCTGGAACAACTTTCTGCATCTCCAAGTGGAGCTTTGTGTTGCTGCTATCGTCCGGCCCTGTGCCCACGAAATGAGACTTCAGCCTGGCTTGGTTACCCAGGAAAAAGTCAAGCCTCATCCAGATGCAGCACCAGAACAGGAGTTGAACGAGACCCCGACTTCTGAACTATCAGACAGATCTGAAAACTCTGCTCATAACCTAATGGTGACTCAT TTGTTTCAGCACTGCCAACTCGTCCAAAGGATTCTAGAGGCTTGggaaggaaatgataaaattca GTCAGATCGTGGTATGCGACGAGGCTACATGGGGCATCTGACCAGGATCGCCAACACAGTGGTGCACAATCTGGAGAAAGGCCCGGTTCACACCCAGATCAGTAGCCTCATTgcag aGCTGCCAGAGGACTACAGAGGGCGCTGGGAAACCTTTGTAGATCAAACGCTGTCTGAGACCAACAGAAAGAACACCATAGACCTG GTTGGCACTGGCAACCCTCGTCCTTCCTCAGAGGATGATATGGAGAGCCCCTTCCCCAAAGAACTGACAATACAGCAG GCCTTTTCAGACTACCAGATCCAGCAGATGACAGCTAACTTTGTGGATCAGTTTGGCTTTAATGATGAGGAGTTCACTGATCATGATGACAGCATTGG GGCAACTTTTGATCGGATTGCAGAGATTAATATCAATATTGATGCTGGCCATGACAGT gCTAACACAGCTGTATTTGAGGCTTGTTCCAAAGAGAGGATTCAGCCCtttgatgatgaggaggaggacatCTGGGAGGAGAAGGAGATTAACTATGCAACACAAGCCAAGTCCCGGAACAG GTTTGGTGGGTCACAGTCCTCCCAAAGCCAAGCAACCAGTAAGACCTGTGACATGACAGAAACTTGTGAGAGCTCCAGCAGAGCAGCAGACTCAGACTCTGACGAGGGAGAAGACCCTAAATATGATCTGGACCCTTTTGCAAGTCCGGACCAGACCGAGGCAACAACGA gcaCTGGATGGGTAGCAGACTTTGGAGAAGTGAATTCAAAGGCTCCTGCAGCAGGAGCGGGCTTCTCAGCCTGGGACGCTCCAGTGTCTCAGCCAGCTGCAACAGAGGCCGAGGAGAAGGGATGGGCCAAGTTCACAGACTTTCAGCCTTTTTGCTG CAGCTCTGAAACAGGCCCGAGATGCAGCTCACCTGTGGActcagagctcagtggatcAGACATccccaaaccaaaccaaaacc CGTGTGTGTGGAGTGTTTGCGTGGCAAGGAAAGCACCACTAGTGGCATCAgacagctcctcctccagcaGCTCCGACAGCgatgaggaagaaagaaagacagaatcCACATCCAGTGAGACGGTCACCACAGAGACCATCACCACAGGTGCTGGCAAGGAGACCATCCGGCTCACCGTTGACGCCAAAAATGAGAGGGCAGTCTTCAGCAG AGTATTCAGACCTGCAGTCAGACG cgaCGTGCCAGTGGAAGGGCTCGCTAACGATAAAGAAAGTGGCAAAGGTGAAAAAGGAAAGCAACATGAGAACAGTTCCAGCCCAGTTACTGCTGATTCGGCTAACCAGGCAGCTGCTGTTACACA aGAGATGCAGTCCCCCGCTAATGGACCGGCCTAA
- the ppp6r2b gene encoding serine/threonine-protein phosphatase 6 regulatory subunit 2 isoform X2, which produces MFWKFDLHTSSHLEALLDKEDVTLAELMDEEDVLQECKAQNRRLLVLLCQDQSMQELVRLITTEPPTGVEETKRFKYPNIACELLTSDVGVINDKLGNEEPLLESLYAFLEQPSPLNPLLASFFSKTIGNLITRKTEQVISFLQKKDGFLSLVLKHIDTSAMMDVLLRLISCVEPPPLRLETLTWLNEQKLAQRLIELIHPERDEERQSNASQTLCDIIRLSRDQASQLQEISQPDPLLTVLESQECVEQLLQNMFSGERTESCIVNGIQVLLTLLEIRRPVVDGVMDAQGFERSYTVNSSILLAIQPHLIHFHQLLLEPPKREPMLTTLGVLEEPLGNTRLHVARLVASLLYTSSASHAVVAQELCRLNTLNLLLDLFFKYTWNNFLHLQVELCVAAIVRPCAHEMRLQPGLVTQEKVKPHPDAAPEQELNETPTSELSDRSENSAHNLMVTHLFQHCQLVQRILEAWEGNDKIQSDRGMRRGYMGHLTRIANTVVHNLEKGPVHTQISSLIAELPEDYRGRWETFVDQTLSETNRKNTIDLVGTGNPRPSSEDDMESPFPKELTIQQAFSDYQIQQMTANFVDQFGFNDEEFTDHDDSIGATFDRIAEININIDAGHDSANTAVFEACSKERIQPFDDEEEDIWEEKEINYATQAKSRNRFGGSQSSQSQATSKTCDMTETCESSSRAADSDSDEGEDPKYDLDPFASPDQTEATTSTGWVADFGEVNSKAPAAGAGFSAWDAPVSQPAATEAEEKGWAKFTDFQPFCCSETGPRCSSPVDSELSGSDIPKPNQNPCVWSVCVARKAPLVASDSSSSSSSDSDEEERKTESTSSETVTTETITTGAGKETIRLTVDAKNERAVFSRVFRPAVRRDVPVEGLANDKESGKGEKGKQHENSSSPVTADSANQAAAVTQEMQSPANGPA; this is translated from the exons ATGTTTTGGAAGTTTGATTTACACACATCTTCTCATCTGGAGGCTTTACTGGACAAGGAGGATGTCACTCTCGCTGAGCTCATGGATGAGGAGGATGTGCTGCAGGAGTGCAAGGCCCAAAACAGGAG GCTTCTTGTGCTCTTGTGCCAAGACCAGAGCATGCAGGAGCTGGTTCGACTGATTACTACAGAGCCTCCTACTGGTGTAGAGGAGACAAAGCGCTTCAA GTATCCAAATATAGCATGTGAGCTGCTGACAAGTGATGTGGGAGTGATCAATGATAAGCTGGGTAATGAGGAGCCACTCCTGGAAAGCCTGTATGCCTTCCTGGAGCAGCCATCCCCACTTAACCCCCTCCTGGCATCCTTCTTTAGCAAAACTATTGGGAACCTCATCACACGGAAGACTGAGCAG GTGATTAGTTTCCTGCAGAAGAAGGATGGATTTCTTTCCTTGGTCCTGAAGCATATTGACACGTCAGCCATGATGGATGTGCTCCTACGCCTTATCAGCTGTGTGGAGCCACCGCCTCTACGACTGGAGACACTTACT TGGCTGAATGAACAAAAACTGGCCCAGAGACTCATAGAGCTCATTCACCCTGAGAGGGATGAAGAG AGGCAGTCAAATGCATCGCAGACTTTGTGTGATATCATTCGTCTGAGCAGAGACCAGGCCAGCCAGCTCCAAGAGATTTCACAGCCTGACCCACTGCTGACTGTGCTTGAATC GCAGGAGTGCGTGGAGCAGTTATTGCAGAATATGTTCTCAGGAGAGAGAACTGAGAGCTGTATCGTCAACGGGATTCAGGTTCTTCTGACCTTACTGGAGATCAGGAGGCCTGT GGTGGATGGTGTAATGGATGCTCAGGGATTTGAGAGAAGCTACACTGTTAACAGCAGTATTTTGTTGGCCATCCAGCCACACTTGATACACTTCCACCAGCTACTTCTGGAGCCACCCAAG CGAGAGCCTATGCTGACGACTTTGGGTGTGCTGGAGGAACCGCTGGGGAACACGCGTCTGCACGTAGCCAGACTAGTGGCTTCTCTGCTTTATACCAGCTCTGCTAGCCACGCAGTCGTAGCACAGGAACTCTGCAGACTCAATACACTGAACCTCCTTCTG GACCTGTTCTTCAAGTACACCTGGAACAACTTTCTGCATCTCCAAGTGGAGCTTTGTGTTGCTGCTATCGTCCGGCCCTGTGCCCACGAAATGAGACTTCAGCCTGGCTTGGTTACCCAGGAAAAAGTCAAGCCTCATCCAGATGCAGCACCAGAACAGGAGTTGAACGAGACCCCGACTTCTGAACTATCAGACAGATCTGAAAACTCTGCTCATAACCTAATGGTGACTCAT TTGTTTCAGCACTGCCAACTCGTCCAAAGGATTCTAGAGGCTTGggaaggaaatgataaaattca GTCAGATCGTGGTATGCGACGAGGCTACATGGGGCATCTGACCAGGATCGCCAACACAGTGGTGCACAATCTGGAGAAAGGCCCGGTTCACACCCAGATCAGTAGCCTCATTgcag aGCTGCCAGAGGACTACAGAGGGCGCTGGGAAACCTTTGTAGATCAAACGCTGTCTGAGACCAACAGAAAGAACACCATAGACCTG GTTGGCACTGGCAACCCTCGTCCTTCCTCAGAGGATGATATGGAGAGCCCCTTCCCCAAAGAACTGACAATACAGCAG GCCTTTTCAGACTACCAGATCCAGCAGATGACAGCTAACTTTGTGGATCAGTTTGGCTTTAATGATGAGGAGTTCACTGATCATGATGACAGCATTGG GGCAACTTTTGATCGGATTGCAGAGATTAATATCAATATTGATGCTGGCCATGACAGT gCTAACACAGCTGTATTTGAGGCTTGTTCCAAAGAGAGGATTCAGCCCtttgatgatgaggaggaggacatCTGGGAGGAGAAGGAGATTAACTATGCAACACAAGCCAAGTCCCGGAACAG GTTTGGTGGGTCACAGTCCTCCCAAAGCCAAGCAACCAGTAAGACCTGTGACATGACAGAAACTTGTGAGAGCTCCAGCAGAGCAGCAGACTCAGACTCTGACGAGGGAGAAGACCCTAAATATGATCTGGACCCTTTTGCAAGTCCGGACCAGACCGAGGCAACAACGA gcaCTGGATGGGTAGCAGACTTTGGAGAAGTGAATTCAAAGGCTCCTGCAGCAGGAGCGGGCTTCTCAGCCTGGGACGCTCCAGTGTCTCAGCCAGCTGCAACAGAGGCCGAGGAGAAGGGATGGGCCAAGTTCACAGACTTTCAGCCTTTTTGCTG CTCTGAAACAGGCCCGAGATGCAGCTCACCTGTGGActcagagctcagtggatcAGACATccccaaaccaaaccaaaacc CGTGTGTGTGGAGTGTTTGCGTGGCAAGGAAAGCACCACTAGTGGCATCAgacagctcctcctccagcaGCTCCGACAGCgatgaggaagaaagaaagacagaatcCACATCCAGTGAGACGGTCACCACAGAGACCATCACCACAGGTGCTGGCAAGGAGACCATCCGGCTCACCGTTGACGCCAAAAATGAGAGGGCAGTCTTCAGCAG AGTATTCAGACCTGCAGTCAGACG cgaCGTGCCAGTGGAAGGGCTCGCTAACGATAAAGAAAGTGGCAAAGGTGAAAAAGGAAAGCAACATGAGAACAGTTCCAGCCCAGTTACTGCTGATTCGGCTAACCAGGCAGCTGCTGTTACACA aGAGATGCAGTCCCCCGCTAATGGACCGGCCTAA